In the Takifugu flavidus isolate HTHZ2018 chromosome 11, ASM371156v2, whole genome shotgun sequence genome, one interval contains:
- the LOC130533732 gene encoding dual specificity protein phosphatase 13-like, translated as MTDRKPILDCAIVESCDPPDGEMGNVSDKNPAEDKKCGLGGTEESSRMRKILPIQALEEVLHSAPRSCRHCDEVWPHLYLGDMFMSHNKLGLWQLGVTHVLNAAHGKLCCKGNEDFYGTTVKYYGVPANDLPTFDLSPFFHPAAEFIHRALSSGGKVFVHCAVGVSRSAALVLAYLMIHHHHTLLSSVRCVQQKRWIFPNRGFLKQLITLDQNLQGLKE; from the exons ATGACTGACAGAAAACCAATTTTAGATTGTGCCATTGTGGAGAGCTGTGATCCACCAGACGGCGAGATGGGAAATGTCAGCGACAAAAATCCAGCAGAGGATAAAAAATGTGGCCTGGGTGGAACAGAGGAATCAAGCAGGATGAGGAAGATCCTGCCAATCCAGGCATTGGAGGAGGTTTTACATTCAGCTCCACGCTCCTGTCGCCACTGCGATGAGGTGTGGCCGCACCTGTATTTGGGTGACAT GTTCATGTCTCACAACAAGCTTGGGCTGTGGCAGCTGGGTGTCACCCATGTCCTGAACGCTGCGCACGGGAAACTCTGCTGTAAGGGGAATGAGGACTTTTATGGGACCACAGTGAAATACTACGGAGTCCCTGCCAATGACCTGCCCACCTTTGACCTGTCACCTTTCTTTCACCCTGCTGCTGAGTTCATTCACCGCGCTTTGTCCTCAGGCG GAAAGGTGTTTGTGCACTGTGCTGTGGGTGTGAGCCGCTCAGCGGCCTTGGTCCTGGCCTACCTGATgattcaccatcatcacactctcctgtcctctgtgcGCTGCGTACAACAGAAGCGCTGGATCTTTCCCAACAGAGGCTTTTTGAAACAACTTATAACCCTGGACCAAAACCTCCAAGGGTTAAAAGAGTGA
- the zgc:153981 gene encoding dual specificity protein phosphatase family protein, translating to MSRSNWKQDRVAIKELQLILDSCKLGLTPVDEVWPNLYIGNVAVAQNRKTLHKLGITHVLNAAHSKQGSIGDQGFYGNACIYLGIPAEDSESFDLSQYFKAAVDFIHKALKSKDGKVLVHCIMGVSRSATLVLAYLMMRHRLSLRDSLRHVTQNRAIYPNQHFLSLLLKLDEQLTLRRRLCPLL from the exons ATGTCCAGGAGCAACTGGAAGCAGGACCGAGTAGCCAtaaaagagctgcagctcatcttgGATTCCTGCAAACTGGGGCTCACGCCGGTGGATGAAGTCTGGCCCAACCTGTACATAGGAAATGT AGCCGTAGCGCAGAATAGAAAGACGTTACATAAGCTGGGCATCACTCATGTCCTGAATGCAGCACATTCCAAGCAGGGTAGCATTGGAGACCAGGGTTTTTATGGAAACGCTTGCATTTACTTGGGCATCCCAGCGGAAGATTCAGAAAGCTTCGACCTGAGTCAGTACTTTAAAGCAGCAGTTGACTTCATACACAAAGCCTTGAAGAGCAAAGATG GGAAAGTGCTGGTGCATTGCATCATGGGAGTGAGTCGATCAGCCACGTTGGTGCTGGCTTACCTGATGATGCGGCATCGGCTCTCACTCAGAGATTCTCTGAGGCACGTCACGCAAAATCGAGCCATTTATCCTAACCAacattttctgtctctgctcctTAAACTGGACGAACAGCTGACGCTCAGGCGAAGGCTGTGCCCTCTTCTCTGA